A DNA window from Arachis duranensis cultivar V14167 chromosome 3, aradu.V14167.gnm2.J7QH, whole genome shotgun sequence contains the following coding sequences:
- the LOC107476775 gene encoding gamma-secretase subunit APH1-like: protein MTVAAGIGYALIALGPSLSIFVSVISKKPFLILTVLSSTLLWLMSLIALSGIWRGFLPLKTTSWWPYAILILSSIAFQEVLRLLFWKIYKRLEDTLDAFADRVAKPHLFLTDKMLIALAGGLGHGVAHAVFFCISVLTPAFGPATYFVDQCSKVPFFLLSALIALAFVTIHTFSMVIAFNGYAEGNKVDEYFVPIVHVVAGVLTLINLAPGGCTVGIPLLYIVAILTLFHCGRMVWRRLLTENRISLNHS from the exons ATGACGGTAGCTGCGGGAATCGGTTACGCACTGATAGCTCTAGGACCTTCTCTCTCCATCTTCGTTTCCGTCATTTCCAAAAAGCCCTTCTTGATTCTCACTGTTCTCTCCAG TACACTGTTGTGGCTTATGAGTTTGATTGCACTGTCTGGAATATGGAGAGGTTTTCTGCCACTCAAAACTACTTCATGGTGGCCATATGCTATACTTATACTCTCATCCATTGCTTTTCAAGAAGTCCTTCGCCTTCTCTTCTGGAAAATTTACAA GAGGTTGGAAGATACTTTAGATGCTTTTGCTGATAGAGTAGCGAAACCACATTTGTTCCTGACAGATAAGATGCTGATAGCGCTTG CTGGTGGTTTGGGTCATGGTGTCGCGCATGCTGTGTTCTTCTGCATCAGCGTATTGACTCCTGCTTTTGGTCCTGCTACTTATTTTGTCGACCAATGCTCGAAGGTTCCATTTTTCCTTCTTTCTG CCCTTATTGCTCTTGCATTCGTCACAATCCATACTTTCTCGATGGTCATCGCATTTAATGGGTATGCTGAGGGGAACAAAGTGGACGAGTATTTTGTTCCCATTGTTCACGTGGTTGCAGGAGTTCTG acTCTGATAAATTTGGCTCCTGGGGGTTGCACTGTTGGCATTCCTCTCCTTTACATCGTTGCGATCTTGACATTGTTTCACTGTGGGAGGATGGTTTGGAGAAGATTATTGACAGAAAATAGAATAAGTCTCAATCACTCATAG
- the LOC107477065 gene encoding calcium-dependent protein kinase 24 isoform X1 yields MRHLPKHPNIVSFREAYEDKDAVYLVMELCQGGELFDRIVAKGHYTERAAANVTKTILEVCKVCHEHGVIHRDLKPENFLFADASESSQLKAIDFGLSTFYTPGQRFNEIVGSPYYMAPEVLRRNYGNEVDIWSTGVILYILLCGVPPFWAETEEGIAQAIIRGHLDFTRDPWPKVSDEAKHLVKRMLDPNPQTRITVQEVLDHSWILHREHGRNVSLGDQVRNRIKQFSLMNRFKKKVLRVVADNLPDEQLDSMTKMFHMMDKDKNGDLSFEELKDGLALFGHTLPDLDVKMLMDAADVDGNGTLNREEFITMSVFLRRIGSEETLTDAFRDFDKNQTGFIEFDELKEALSADDEHTDEQVITDILNDVDLDKDGRISFDEFKAMMKSGADWKMSSRQYSRAMLNALSFRLFKDKSVKVTN; encoded by the exons ATGAGGCACTTGCCGAAGCACCCTAACATTGTGTCGTTCAGAGAGGCTTATGAAGATAAAGATGCCGTGTACCTTGTCATGGAGTTGTGCCAAGGCGGCGAGCTTTTCGATCGTATTGTCGCCAAAGGCCATTACACCGAGCGCGCTGCTGCTAATGTTACCAAGACCATACTTGAAGTCTGCAAG GTGTGCCATGAACATGGCGTAATCCACAGGGACTTGAAACCTGAAAATTTCTTGTTTGCAGATGCAAGTGAGAGCTCCCAATTGAAGGCTATTGATTTTGGCCTTTCCACATTTTATACACCTG GCCAAAGATTTAATGAAATCGTTGGAAGTCCCTATTACATGGCTCCAGAGGTTCTAAGACGTAACTATGGAAATGAAGTTGATATATGGAGCACTGGCGTCATTCTCTATATTTTGCTTTGTGGAGTTCCTCCCTTTTGGGCAG AAACTGAGGAAGGAATTGCACAAGCAATCATCAGGGGTCATTTGGACTTCACAAGAGATCCTTGGCCTAAAGTTTCAGATGAAGCAAAACACCTTGTTAAGCGTATGCTTGATCCAAATCCACAAACCAGGATAACAGTTCAAGAAGTCCTTG ACCATTCTTGGATACTACATAGGGAGCATGGTAGAAATGTTTCCCTTGGAGACCAAGTGAGAAATAGGATCAAGCAATTCTCCTTAATGAATAGATTCAAGAAGAAGGTTCTTAGA GTGGTGGCTGATAACCTTCCTGATGAGCAACTTGATAGCATGACCAAAATGTTCCATATGATGGACAAGGACAAGAATGGAGACTTGTCATTTGAGGAGCTCAAAGACGGCCTTGCACTGTTTGGACACACACTTCCTGATCTTGATGTCAAGATGCTGATGGATGCT GCAGATGTTGATGGAAATGGCACCTTGAACCGTGAGGAATTTATCACAATGAGTGTTTTCCTAAGGAGGATTGGAAGTGAAGAGACTCTGACAGATGCATTCCGTGACTTTGACAAGAATCAAACCGGATTCATCGAGTTTGACGAATTGAAAGAGGCTTTATCAGCTGATGATGAACACACTGATGAGCAGGTGATCACAGACATCCTCAATGATGTTGACTTAGACAAG GATGGCCGAATCAGTTTCGATGAGTTCAAGGCAATGATGAAGTCAGGAGCAGATTGGAAGATGTCGTCTCGCCAGTATTCAAGAGCAATGCTAAACGCATTGAGTTTCAGGCTCTTCAAAGACAAATCTGTGAAGGTAACCAATTAA
- the LOC107476773 gene encoding uncharacterized protein LOC107476773 isoform X1: MVIVSNMTSPDVCPMEDAIQAFLEHLIDPLLPAKSSVRDKPTPSQQESLAKQVRAVVLLYNYYHRKHHPELVYLPFNEFCKLVVVMRPSLLAYMQFMQKINEAELTDVEKQLSLPEKEIMNACDICKRLDPSKNAPNIDGWPISKVAVLLLDSEKENCLLVFGSITRGIWSLVEKDLDTSNHSSEVTSATKSTYKNKRVIRKPTKDELNLVETQLLEAGYFAVKEAIGINKTDITLLERHTVYSHSKEKAASRFYIMQCTLPIGQEVVQVPLKDVIKSLQGPLIKKDSGCWSITPVVDYFHMLPYSEIILEWNSRKAFSNSLQDSRVTEKNIKGDSSVVTESSASEDMSTGLDSKPERYNIAPKQKKDNESITLRQSNHIKEPCDMDLDESSIFPSENKDICNDIVNTVQLGEDQEKKKPSVHYKSNARTSEVKAMKVDSTTTKDEINNYGSYSSIFGKGHNTSYEKEKNTVDEHTPVPKHSKLDLKKLIDLLDSKGKILSQTALTALIRKRNELALRHRPIEDEIAMCEHKIQKILTEGEDDVVLKIESIIEGCNDLWARNEESAKLQNLSPCIKRKKFTEDAAVTKGPCEELDAICRANNWVVPTYRVSAIEGGFQAVCVKGVDFQFTCSSELCLSPREARDCAAARMIVKIKSMAESIK, encoded by the exons ATGGTCATTGTATCAAACATGACTTCGCCGGATGTGTGTCCGATGGAGGATGCAATTCAGGCATTCTTAGAGCACTTGATTGATCCATTGCTACCGGCAAAATCATCTGTCCGAGATAAGCCCACGCCATCGCAACAAGAGTCACTTGCAAAACAG GTGCGTGCTGTTGTCTTACTGTACAACTACTATCATAGAAAACATCATCCAGAGCTTGTATATCTGCCATTTAATGAATTTTGCAAGCTGGTGGTGGTTATGAGACCCAGTTTATTAGCATATATGCAATTTATGCAAAAGATAAATGAAGCAGAATTAACTGATGTGGAGAAACAGCTATCGTTACCAGAAAAAGAGATTATGAATGCATGTGATATATGTAAACGCCTAGATCCATCAAAAAATGCTCCTAATATAGATGGATGGCCCATTTCGAAAGTGGCTGTCCTTTTACTTGACAGCGAGAAGGAGAATTGCTTATTGGTATTCGGTTCCATCACTCGTGGGATATGGTctttggttgaaaaagatttggacaCCTCCAACCACAGTTCAGAAGTTACCTCAGCAACGAAAAGTacatataaaaacaaaagagtTATCAGAAAGCCAACTAaagatgaattgaatcttgTTGAAACTCAACTTTTGGAAGCTGGATATTTTGCTGTAAAGGAAGCTATTG GAATCAATAAGACTGATATTACACTTTTGGAAAGACACACTGTCTATTCACATAGCAAAGAAAAAGCAGCTTCTCGTTTTTATATTATGCAGTGCACCTTGCCGATCGGGCAGGAGGTTGTTCAAGTCCCTCTCAAAGATGTCATCAAAAG CTTGCAGGGTCCCTTGATAAAAAAGGATTCTGGCTGTTGGTCAATCACTCCGGTTGTTGATTACTTCCACATGCTTCCTTATTCTGAAATAATCTTAGAGTGGAATTCTAG AAAAGCATTCTCAAATAGTTTACAAGATTCAAGGGTAACAGAGAAAAATATAAAGGGGGACAGCTCTGTAGTGACAGAATCCTCAGCAAGCGAGGACATGTCTACTGGTCTTGATAGTAAACCGGAAAGATATAATATTGCCCCGAAGCAgaaaaaggataatgaaagcATTACACTTAGACAATCTAATCATATCAAGGAGCCTTGTGATATGGATTTGGATGAATCTTCCATTTTTCCTTCTGAAAATAAAGACATATGCAACGACATTGTTAATACTGTACAACTTGgtgaagatcaagaaaaaaagaagcCATCTGTGCACTATAAATCAAATGCCCGTACAAGTGAGGTCAAG GCTATGAAAGTTGATTCAACAACGACGAAGGATGAAATCAACAATTATGGTTCTTACAGCAGTATTTTTGGCAAGGGGCACAATacctcatatgaaaaagaaaagaacacagTAGATGAGCATACTCCTGTTCCAAAACATTCCAAACTGGATTTGAAGAAGCTCATAGATCTTCTAGATTCAAAGGGGAAGATATTGTCACAAACTGCACTGACTGCTCTGATCAGGAAGAGGAATGAGCTG GCTCTTCGGCATCGCCCAATTGAAGATGAAATTGCTATGTGTGAGCATAAAATTCAGAAAATACTAACTG AGGGTGAAGATGATGTTGTTTTGAAGATAGAATCCATTATAGAAGGTTGCAATGACTTATGGGCAAGGAATGAAGAAAGTGCTAAGCTTCAAAACCTATCTCCATGTATTAAGAGGAAAAAGTTTACAGAGGATGCTGCTGTCACCAAAGGTCCATGCGAG GAACTGGATGCTATATGCCGTGCTAACAATTGGGTCGTACCAACTTATCGTGTGTCAGCGATAGAAG GTGGATTCCAAGCTGTATGCGTTAAAGGGGTTGATTTTCAGTTTACATGTAGCAGTGAATTGTGTCTCAGTCCTCGTGAAGCAAGAGATTGTGCTGCTGCAAGGATGATAGTTAAAATTAAGAGTATGGCAGAATCCATCAAGTAA
- the LOC107476773 gene encoding uncharacterized protein LOC107476773 isoform X2: MVIVSNMTSPDVCPMEDAIQAFLEHLIDPLLPAKSSVRDKPTPSQQESLAKQVRAVVLLYNYYHRKHHPELVYLPFNEFCKLVVVMRPSLLAYMQFMQKINEAELTDVEKQLSLPEKEIMNACDICKRLDPSKNAPNIDGWPISKVAVLLLDSEKENCLLVFGSITRGIWSLVEKDLDTSNHSSEVTSATKSTYKNKRVIRKPTKDELNLVETQLLEAGYFAVKEAIGINKTDITLLERHTVYSHSKEKAASRFYIMQCTLPIGQEVVQVPLKDVIKSLQGPLIKKDSGCWSITPVVDYFHMLPYSEIILEWNSRKAFSNSLQDSRVTEKNIKGDSSVVTESSASEDMSTGLDSKPERYNIAPKQKKDNESITLRQSNHIKEPCDMDLDESSIFPSENKDICNDIVNTVQLGEDQEKKKPSVHYKSNARTSEAMKVDSTTTKDEINNYGSYSSIFGKGHNTSYEKEKNTVDEHTPVPKHSKLDLKKLIDLLDSKGKILSQTALTALIRKRNELALRHRPIEDEIAMCEHKIQKILTEGEDDVVLKIESIIEGCNDLWARNEESAKLQNLSPCIKRKKFTEDAAVTKGPCEELDAICRANNWVVPTYRVSAIEGGFQAVCVKGVDFQFTCSSELCLSPREARDCAAARMIVKIKSMAESIK; the protein is encoded by the exons ATGGTCATTGTATCAAACATGACTTCGCCGGATGTGTGTCCGATGGAGGATGCAATTCAGGCATTCTTAGAGCACTTGATTGATCCATTGCTACCGGCAAAATCATCTGTCCGAGATAAGCCCACGCCATCGCAACAAGAGTCACTTGCAAAACAG GTGCGTGCTGTTGTCTTACTGTACAACTACTATCATAGAAAACATCATCCAGAGCTTGTATATCTGCCATTTAATGAATTTTGCAAGCTGGTGGTGGTTATGAGACCCAGTTTATTAGCATATATGCAATTTATGCAAAAGATAAATGAAGCAGAATTAACTGATGTGGAGAAACAGCTATCGTTACCAGAAAAAGAGATTATGAATGCATGTGATATATGTAAACGCCTAGATCCATCAAAAAATGCTCCTAATATAGATGGATGGCCCATTTCGAAAGTGGCTGTCCTTTTACTTGACAGCGAGAAGGAGAATTGCTTATTGGTATTCGGTTCCATCACTCGTGGGATATGGTctttggttgaaaaagatttggacaCCTCCAACCACAGTTCAGAAGTTACCTCAGCAACGAAAAGTacatataaaaacaaaagagtTATCAGAAAGCCAACTAaagatgaattgaatcttgTTGAAACTCAACTTTTGGAAGCTGGATATTTTGCTGTAAAGGAAGCTATTG GAATCAATAAGACTGATATTACACTTTTGGAAAGACACACTGTCTATTCACATAGCAAAGAAAAAGCAGCTTCTCGTTTTTATATTATGCAGTGCACCTTGCCGATCGGGCAGGAGGTTGTTCAAGTCCCTCTCAAAGATGTCATCAAAAG CTTGCAGGGTCCCTTGATAAAAAAGGATTCTGGCTGTTGGTCAATCACTCCGGTTGTTGATTACTTCCACATGCTTCCTTATTCTGAAATAATCTTAGAGTGGAATTCTAG AAAAGCATTCTCAAATAGTTTACAAGATTCAAGGGTAACAGAGAAAAATATAAAGGGGGACAGCTCTGTAGTGACAGAATCCTCAGCAAGCGAGGACATGTCTACTGGTCTTGATAGTAAACCGGAAAGATATAATATTGCCCCGAAGCAgaaaaaggataatgaaagcATTACACTTAGACAATCTAATCATATCAAGGAGCCTTGTGATATGGATTTGGATGAATCTTCCATTTTTCCTTCTGAAAATAAAGACATATGCAACGACATTGTTAATACTGTACAACTTGgtgaagatcaagaaaaaaagaagcCATCTGTGCACTATAAATCAAATGCCCGTACAAGTGAG GCTATGAAAGTTGATTCAACAACGACGAAGGATGAAATCAACAATTATGGTTCTTACAGCAGTATTTTTGGCAAGGGGCACAATacctcatatgaaaaagaaaagaacacagTAGATGAGCATACTCCTGTTCCAAAACATTCCAAACTGGATTTGAAGAAGCTCATAGATCTTCTAGATTCAAAGGGGAAGATATTGTCACAAACTGCACTGACTGCTCTGATCAGGAAGAGGAATGAGCTG GCTCTTCGGCATCGCCCAATTGAAGATGAAATTGCTATGTGTGAGCATAAAATTCAGAAAATACTAACTG AGGGTGAAGATGATGTTGTTTTGAAGATAGAATCCATTATAGAAGGTTGCAATGACTTATGGGCAAGGAATGAAGAAAGTGCTAAGCTTCAAAACCTATCTCCATGTATTAAGAGGAAAAAGTTTACAGAGGATGCTGCTGTCACCAAAGGTCCATGCGAG GAACTGGATGCTATATGCCGTGCTAACAATTGGGTCGTACCAACTTATCGTGTGTCAGCGATAGAAG GTGGATTCCAAGCTGTATGCGTTAAAGGGGTTGATTTTCAGTTTACATGTAGCAGTGAATTGTGTCTCAGTCCTCGTGAAGCAAGAGATTGTGCTGCTGCAAGGATGATAGTTAAAATTAAGAGTATGGCAGAATCCATCAAGTAA
- the LOC107476774 gene encoding endonuclease III homolog 1, chloroplastic → MLVFSVTPRSFGLGRIKVSFLMTQTTPSLPSNSNTDTPTSDSSSHAASVSKARVFVRRSKRPKTTLVALQQKELEPPTRDHDKSSGLPEIEDFAYSGANNAFTQSSKSELGLDATLVESEATSPRHSGELPAHWERVLEGIRRMRCSAEAPVDTMGCEKAGDTLPPKERRFAVLVSSLLSSQTKDHVTHGAIQRLLENGLLTPDAINNADEETIKKMLYPVGFYTRKATNLKKIANICLMKYDGDIPSTIEQLLLLPGIGPKMAHLVMNVGWNNVQGICVDTHVHRICNRLGWVSRPSTKQKTLTPEETREALQRWLPREEWVPINPLLVGFGQTICTPLRPRCGECGISHLCPSAFKEASNSSPSSKPKKSGPNKKR, encoded by the exons ATGTTGGTCTTTTCGGTTACACCTCGATCCTTTGGTTTGGGGCGAATCAAAGTCTCGTTTTTGATGACTCAAACAACGCCATCTCTTCCCTCCAATTCCAACACCGACACACCCACCTCGGACTCCTCCTCGCACGCTGCTTCTGTGTCCAAAGCTCGTGTCTTTGTGAGGAGAAGCAAGAGGCCCAAAACCACTCTTGTGGCACTTCAACAAAAGGAGCTTGAGCCCCCAACACGTGATCATGACAAA AGTTCTGGCCTTCCTGAAATTGAAGACTTTGCATACAGTGGAGCAAATAATGCATTTACTCAATCCA GTAAATCAGAATTGGGCTTGGACGCGACTCTTGTGGAAAGTGAAGCTACTTCACCTAGACACAGTG GTGAATTACCTGCACACTGGGAAAGGGTGCTTGAGGGGATTCGCAGAATGAGGTGTTCTGCAGAAGCACCGGTAGACACTATGGGATGTGAGAAAGCTGGCGATACTCTACCTCCTAAG GAAAGAAGATTTGCTGTCCTAGTTTCTTCTCTTTTGTCAAGCCAAACCAAAGATCATGTTACTCATG GAGCAATCCAACGTCTTCTTGAAAATGGCCTACTTACCCCTGACGCAATCAACAATGCTGATGAAGAAACCATAAAAAAGATGCTTTACCCT GTTGGATTCTATACAAGAAAAGCCACCAACTTGAAAAAAATCGCAAACATTTGTCTCATGAAGTATGATGGAGACATACCTAGCACAATTGAGCAATTACTCTTACTTCCAGGCATAGGTCCTAAGATGGCTCATTTG GTCATGAATGTTGGATGGAACAATGTTCAAGGAATATGTGTTGATACTCATGTCCACCGCATCTGCAATCGGCTTGGATGGGTGTCTAGACCCAGCACAAAACAG AAAACTCTAACACCTGAAGAAACAAGAGAGGCATTGCAAAGATGGCTTCCAAGGGAAGAATGGGTTCCAATAAATCCTCTTTTG GTAGGATTTGGACAAACCATTTGCACTCCCTTGAGACCTCGTTGTGGAGAATGTGGTATAAGTCATTTGTGCCCCTCAGCATTCAAGGAGGCCTCTAACTCAAGCCCATCTTCCAAGCCCAAAAAGTCTGGGCCTAACAAGAAGCGTTAG
- the LOC107477065 gene encoding calcium-dependent protein kinase 24 isoform X2 codes for MRHLPKHPNIVSFREAYEDKDAVYLVMELCQGGELFDRIVAKGHYTERAAANVTKTILEVCKVCHEHGVIHRDLKPENFLFADASESSQLKAIDFGLSTFYTPGQRFNEIVGSPYYMAPEVLRRNYGNEVDIWSTGVILYILLCGVPPFWAETEEGIAQAIIRGHLDFTRDPWPKVSDEAKHLVKRMLDPNPQTRITVQEVLDHSWILHREHGRNVSLGDQVRNRIKQFSLMNRFKKKVLRVVADNLPDEQLDSMTKMFHMMDKDKNGDLSFEELKDGLALFGHTLPDLDVKMLMDAVNVDGNGTLNREEFITMSVFLRRIGSEETLTDAFRDFDKNQTGFIEFDELKEALSADDEHTDEQVITDILNDVDLDKDGRISFDEFKAMMKSGADWKMSSRQYSRAMLNALSFRLFKDKSVKVTN; via the exons ATGAGGCACTTGCCGAAGCACCCTAACATTGTGTCGTTCAGAGAGGCTTATGAAGATAAAGATGCCGTGTACCTTGTCATGGAGTTGTGCCAAGGCGGCGAGCTTTTCGATCGTATTGTCGCCAAAGGCCATTACACCGAGCGCGCTGCTGCTAATGTTACCAAGACCATACTTGAAGTCTGCAAG GTGTGCCATGAACATGGCGTAATCCACAGGGACTTGAAACCTGAAAATTTCTTGTTTGCAGATGCAAGTGAGAGCTCCCAATTGAAGGCTATTGATTTTGGCCTTTCCACATTTTATACACCTG GCCAAAGATTTAATGAAATCGTTGGAAGTCCCTATTACATGGCTCCAGAGGTTCTAAGACGTAACTATGGAAATGAAGTTGATATATGGAGCACTGGCGTCATTCTCTATATTTTGCTTTGTGGAGTTCCTCCCTTTTGGGCAG AAACTGAGGAAGGAATTGCACAAGCAATCATCAGGGGTCATTTGGACTTCACAAGAGATCCTTGGCCTAAAGTTTCAGATGAAGCAAAACACCTTGTTAAGCGTATGCTTGATCCAAATCCACAAACCAGGATAACAGTTCAAGAAGTCCTTG ACCATTCTTGGATACTACATAGGGAGCATGGTAGAAATGTTTCCCTTGGAGACCAAGTGAGAAATAGGATCAAGCAATTCTCCTTAATGAATAGATTCAAGAAGAAGGTTCTTAGA GTGGTGGCTGATAACCTTCCTGATGAGCAACTTGATAGCATGACCAAAATGTTCCATATGATGGACAAGGACAAGAATGGAGACTTGTCATTTGAGGAGCTCAAAGACGGCCTTGCACTGTTTGGACACACACTTCCTGATCTTGATGTCAAGATGCTGATGGATGCTGTAA ATGTTGATGGAAATGGCACCTTGAACCGTGAGGAATTTATCACAATGAGTGTTTTCCTAAGGAGGATTGGAAGTGAAGAGACTCTGACAGATGCATTCCGTGACTTTGACAAGAATCAAACCGGATTCATCGAGTTTGACGAATTGAAAGAGGCTTTATCAGCTGATGATGAACACACTGATGAGCAGGTGATCACAGACATCCTCAATGATGTTGACTTAGACAAG GATGGCCGAATCAGTTTCGATGAGTTCAAGGCAATGATGAAGTCAGGAGCAGATTGGAAGATGTCGTCTCGCCAGTATTCAAGAGCAATGCTAAACGCATTGAGTTTCAGGCTCTTCAAAGACAAATCTGTGAAGGTAACCAATTAA